One part of the Streptomyces sp. NBC_00286 genome encodes these proteins:
- a CDS encoding ABC transporter permease yields MAIAEPYVAKDLVPVGTRFGQGLRQYFQGTPVAGWVAFTALAAMFLIAIFAEAIAPYDPLVPAGQPMSAPGSGYLLGTDTVGRDVLSRVLVGMSTSWWGALAVVASGVVFGGLVGLVAGAVGGIVDSILMRITDVFLALPGPILAVAVVAALGPSYFHTLVGVAIVWWPLYTRIIRAEVRKLRASPHMEAAKISGAGPVRRLTRHLLPGAVPVTIITASLDVSALVLMLSSLSFLGLGAPQPAPELGAMSAQGMTNIFSAWWIPVFPAAAVALIAIVSNFAGDALRDRIRDR; encoded by the coding sequence ATGGCCATTGCTGAGCCCTACGTCGCGAAAGATCTGGTCCCGGTCGGGACCAGATTCGGTCAAGGCCTCAGGCAGTATTTCCAGGGCACACCGGTGGCCGGCTGGGTCGCCTTCACCGCGCTGGCAGCGATGTTCCTCATCGCGATCTTCGCCGAGGCCATCGCGCCCTATGACCCCCTGGTGCCGGCCGGACAACCGATGTCCGCGCCCGGTTCCGGCTATCTCCTCGGGACCGACACGGTGGGACGTGACGTGCTCAGTCGCGTTCTCGTCGGCATGTCCACCAGCTGGTGGGGCGCCCTGGCGGTCGTCGCCTCCGGTGTCGTCTTCGGGGGACTGGTCGGCCTGGTCGCCGGGGCTGTCGGCGGCATCGTCGACAGCATCCTGATGCGGATCACCGACGTGTTCCTGGCGCTCCCCGGGCCGATCCTTGCGGTTGCGGTGGTCGCGGCCCTCGGCCCGTCCTACTTCCACACCCTCGTCGGCGTCGCGATCGTGTGGTGGCCGTTGTACACGCGCATCATCCGCGCCGAGGTACGCAAGTTGCGGGCCTCTCCCCACATGGAGGCGGCCAAGATCTCGGGGGCCGGACCGGTGCGCCGACTCACCAGACATCTGCTGCCCGGAGCGGTCCCGGTCACCATCATCACCGCGAGCCTGGACGTGTCGGCACTGGTGCTGATGCTCTCGAGCCTGTCGTTCCTCGGTCTGGGCGCCCCGCAGCCCGCGCCGGAGCTGGGGGCCATGAGTGCCCAAGGGATGACCAACATCTTCAGCGCGTGGTGGATCCCCGTGTTCCCTGCCGCAGCCGTCGCCCTGATCGCCATCGTGAGCAACTTCGCCGGCGACGCACTCAGGGACCGCATCCGTGACCGCTGA
- a CDS encoding ABC transporter permease, with product MLLILGRRLLGALPVLIALVLVVFVLQKVAPVDPVVALVGEKAPPEVYEAARQELGLDKPVPVQFVNYLGDAAQGDLGTSSVTRTLVASDIVKFLPVTLELVFMALVLIALIGFFLGFATAQRWRGSGVLRVVMISGASVPVFLACLIAMLVFYRWLDLLPVTGQTSAYDAPSGPTGFLLVDSLVAGRPGLFLDDLKHLILPALCIAIGPAVAVGRVLRSSLEGTLRAEYARTARAKGLSGTQVLIKHALRNALGPVLALIGLQLAGMIGNSILVEAIFARPGIGLYISQSIGKGDFNTIAGITLVVGLLYVMANIVVDVLQAAADPRIAV from the coding sequence ATGCTGCTGATCTTGGGTCGCCGGCTCCTGGGAGCGCTTCCCGTCCTCATCGCACTAGTCCTGGTGGTCTTCGTCCTGCAGAAGGTGGCGCCCGTCGACCCTGTCGTGGCCCTGGTAGGGGAGAAGGCACCGCCAGAGGTGTACGAAGCAGCCCGCCAGGAACTGGGACTCGACAAGCCGGTGCCGGTGCAGTTCGTCAACTACCTGGGGGATGCGGCGCAGGGTGACCTCGGGACCTCGTCGGTGACGCGCACGCTGGTCGCGTCGGACATCGTGAAGTTCCTGCCGGTCACGCTGGAACTCGTGTTCATGGCGCTCGTGCTGATCGCCCTGATCGGGTTCTTCCTCGGGTTCGCCACGGCGCAACGGTGGCGCGGATCAGGGGTGCTGCGGGTGGTGATGATCTCCGGCGCGTCGGTGCCCGTGTTTCTGGCCTGCCTGATCGCGATGCTGGTCTTCTACCGCTGGCTCGACCTACTGCCGGTCACCGGCCAGACATCGGCGTACGACGCACCGTCGGGCCCGACCGGCTTCCTCCTGGTGGACAGTCTGGTGGCGGGTCGGCCCGGCCTGTTCCTCGACGACCTGAAACATCTCATCCTCCCGGCGTTGTGCATCGCAATCGGTCCTGCTGTCGCCGTCGGCCGCGTCCTGAGAAGCAGCCTGGAGGGCACCCTCCGGGCGGAGTACGCCCGTACAGCCAGGGCCAAAGGCCTGAGCGGAACGCAGGTCCTCATCAAGCACGCGCTCCGCAACGCCCTCGGCCCGGTGCTCGCGCTGATCGGACTGCAGCTCGCCGGGATGATCGGGAACAGCATCCTGGTCGAAGCGATCTTCGCCAGACCCGGCATCGGCCTGTACATCTCGCAGTCGATCGGCAAGGGAGACTTCAACACCATCGCCGGAATCACGCTGGTCGTCGGCCTCCTCTACGTGATGGCCAACATCGTCGTCGACGTCCTCCAGGCCGCAGCCGATCCACGGATCGCCGTCTAG
- a CDS encoding ABC transporter ATP-binding protein — MTTPLDMREADSLEPDVEVDNRYRPVYARGTLQLLAPVLDRRERFRIWLGIGFAVVAMALMGLIPLIQQVVLDDTILSERRSRGVWIVLLLVAGLTGFVANYLRRTIGGRAAVRVQRDLQIKLHRHMQYLDASRRDELRSGDVMSRATSDLTLIQMFLQQLGLAYGNVTLLIVSLAVMVALSPLLAAVMLVAVPVFLAVAMRFRSRSFPASWMDQRFQGGVAGVVEEAVTGVRVVKAFGQEEQEQASLNGEARKLFQSRLRTARITAVFGAGMDAIPGLTQLAILGFGGWLVMEDQVSLGVFLAFSSYVLQLVAPVRFLSGLMATSQQARAGAQRVVELLSTQARVQDRPHAVRLENSSGLVELEHVDFHYPGGDVVLRDISLRVNPGERIAIVGASGSGKSTLAHLIARFHDPTSGVVRIDGRDIREYTLTSLRDAVGIVFEEGFLFGTTIRDNIAFGRPTATIDEVEHAAVAVHAHGFIAGLPDGYDTVVGERGFTLSGGQRQRLALARAALTSPQVLILDDATSAIDARTEHAIHRSLGEVLAERTTVLIAHRHSTLLLADRVIVLDHGRIVDVGTTEELLETSQLFRELLTGPDADFVAEPEELVTDLEPAAWPEGVSRQGAPKISSHTSEAATRAASGSHGPGMSGDTSTLAGLATVSPTLLKAVERLPELRGEPDIDLTEAVAPQSQFTMGSVFRPFTKPLLLASVMVVVDAVSWIATPVLIRFGIDHGVLQDSFRMLAWICVALLAIQGVIWVNSRVMIYFAQLIAERMLFGLRVRTFAHLQRLSLNYYEQHMAGKIMTRMTSDIEAFAQLLQQGLLTAMVSLLACFGIAVGLVVFDAQLALAVSPVLLILLASTLWFRSASGKTYLIARHRVSVLYADMQESLAGVAVSQAYSQQQANEQRFAVLADSYCEARIRSAELIARFFPVLQLLSTVAKAIALAVAAPRVIEGDLSYGLLIAFLLYLDQFFTPIQQLSFVFDQWLQAKVAVVQLRELLQTPTGTPLAEDAVAPKRMSGRISLDHVTFAYESTGLVAMDDVSLEIPPGQVVALVGTTGAGKSTLVKLVARFYDTSAGTVSLDGIPIKQLDLAAYRHQLGFVPQEPFLFSGTIRSNIAYGNPEAPDLLVEQAARAVGAHAFIAELPLGYHTPVSEQGRSLSAGQRQLLSLARALVVDPAILLLDEATANLDLATEARVQRAMGLVARGRTTLLIAHRLQTARASQRILVVDNGLIVEDGSHDELLGLGGHYAALWAAMVTSTAHSHE, encoded by the coding sequence ATGACCACCCCACTCGACATGCGCGAAGCAGACTCCCTCGAGCCCGACGTGGAGGTGGACAACCGGTATCGTCCGGTGTACGCGCGAGGGACCCTCCAACTGCTGGCACCCGTGCTCGACCGGCGGGAGCGCTTCCGCATTTGGCTCGGCATCGGGTTCGCCGTCGTCGCGATGGCCCTGATGGGCCTCATCCCGCTGATCCAGCAGGTCGTTCTCGATGACACGATCCTCTCCGAGAGGCGTTCCCGAGGCGTCTGGATCGTGCTCCTGCTCGTCGCCGGACTCACCGGCTTCGTGGCGAACTACCTGCGCCGCACGATCGGCGGGAGAGCCGCCGTGCGCGTCCAGCGGGACCTCCAGATCAAGCTGCACCGGCACATGCAGTACTTGGACGCCTCGCGGCGCGACGAGCTGCGTTCGGGCGACGTGATGTCCCGGGCGACATCGGATCTCACCCTGATCCAGATGTTCCTCCAGCAGCTCGGCCTGGCCTACGGCAACGTCACCCTGCTCATCGTGTCGCTGGCCGTGATGGTCGCCCTCTCCCCACTCCTGGCAGCAGTGATGCTGGTGGCCGTACCCGTGTTCCTCGCCGTGGCCATGAGGTTCCGCAGCCGGTCGTTCCCCGCGAGCTGGATGGATCAGCGGTTCCAGGGCGGCGTGGCCGGGGTGGTGGAGGAGGCGGTCACCGGAGTCCGGGTCGTCAAGGCTTTCGGGCAAGAGGAGCAGGAGCAGGCATCGCTCAACGGCGAGGCACGCAAGCTTTTCCAGTCCCGGCTCCGCACCGCGAGAATCACCGCGGTGTTCGGCGCCGGCATGGATGCCATCCCCGGACTCACGCAGCTGGCCATCCTCGGCTTCGGCGGCTGGCTTGTCATGGAGGACCAGGTCTCACTCGGCGTGTTCCTGGCCTTCTCCAGCTACGTCCTGCAACTGGTCGCTCCGGTGCGCTTCCTTTCAGGTCTGATGGCCACCAGCCAGCAGGCGCGAGCCGGTGCCCAGCGGGTCGTGGAGCTTTTGTCGACGCAGGCGCGCGTGCAGGACCGTCCCCACGCCGTCCGGCTGGAGAACTCCTCAGGCCTGGTCGAGCTCGAGCATGTCGACTTCCATTACCCCGGTGGCGACGTCGTGTTGCGCGACATCTCGCTGCGGGTGAATCCGGGGGAGCGGATCGCCATCGTGGGGGCCTCGGGTTCGGGGAAGTCCACCCTGGCTCACCTCATCGCCCGGTTCCACGACCCCACGTCGGGAGTGGTGCGCATCGACGGCCGCGACATCCGTGAGTACACCCTGACCTCGCTGCGTGACGCGGTCGGGATCGTGTTCGAGGAAGGCTTCCTCTTCGGGACGACGATCCGCGACAACATCGCGTTCGGCAGGCCGACGGCCACCATCGACGAGGTGGAGCACGCGGCGGTCGCGGTCCATGCGCACGGCTTCATCGCCGGGCTCCCCGACGGCTACGACACCGTCGTGGGCGAACGCGGCTTCACCCTGTCCGGCGGGCAACGGCAACGACTCGCACTCGCCCGAGCGGCACTGACCAGCCCTCAGGTACTGATCCTCGACGACGCCACATCGGCCATCGACGCACGGACGGAGCACGCCATCCACCGCTCGCTCGGAGAGGTCCTCGCCGAGCGGACGACCGTGCTGATCGCCCACCGGCACTCGACCCTGCTCCTGGCGGATCGCGTCATCGTGCTCGACCACGGCCGGATCGTCGACGTCGGGACCACCGAAGAGCTGCTCGAGACCTCCCAGCTCTTCCGAGAGCTCCTGACCGGACCCGACGCGGACTTCGTGGCAGAACCCGAGGAACTGGTCACCGATCTGGAACCCGCCGCCTGGCCGGAGGGTGTGTCACGGCAGGGCGCACCCAAGATCAGCAGCCACACCAGCGAGGCCGCCACGCGGGCGGCGTCCGGCTCGCACGGCCCCGGAATGAGTGGCGACACCTCGACCCTCGCCGGTTTGGCCACGGTGTCGCCCACACTGCTCAAGGCCGTGGAGCGCCTTCCCGAACTGCGCGGCGAGCCCGACATCGACCTCACGGAAGCAGTGGCACCACAGAGCCAGTTCACCATGGGGAGCGTCTTCCGGCCCTTCACCAAGCCGCTGCTGCTGGCCTCGGTCATGGTGGTCGTCGATGCCGTGTCGTGGATCGCGACGCCGGTGCTGATCAGGTTCGGCATCGACCACGGCGTCCTCCAGGACTCCTTTCGGATGCTGGCCTGGATCTGTGTGGCCCTCCTGGCCATCCAAGGCGTCATCTGGGTCAACAGCAGGGTGATGATCTACTTCGCCCAGCTCATTGCCGAGCGCATGCTGTTCGGGCTGCGGGTGCGTACGTTCGCGCACCTGCAGCGACTCTCGCTCAACTACTACGAGCAGCACATGGCCGGCAAGATCATGACCCGGATGACCTCCGACATCGAAGCCTTCGCCCAGCTGCTGCAGCAGGGACTGCTGACCGCGATGGTGAGTCTGCTGGCGTGTTTCGGCATCGCCGTCGGCCTCGTCGTCTTCGACGCCCAGCTCGCCCTCGCGGTCTCGCCGGTGCTGTTGATCCTGCTGGCTTCGACGCTGTGGTTCCGCTCGGCTTCAGGGAAGACCTACCTGATCGCGCGCCACCGGGTGTCGGTGCTCTACGCCGACATGCAGGAGAGCCTCGCCGGCGTCGCGGTCAGCCAGGCCTACAGCCAGCAGCAGGCGAACGAACAGCGGTTCGCGGTGCTGGCCGACTCCTACTGCGAGGCCAGGATTCGCTCGGCCGAGCTGATCGCCCGGTTCTTCCCGGTACTCCAGCTGCTGAGCACCGTAGCGAAGGCCATCGCGCTCGCGGTCGCCGCTCCGCGCGTCATCGAGGGTGACCTGTCCTACGGGCTGCTGATCGCGTTTCTGCTCTACCTCGACCAGTTCTTCACGCCGATCCAGCAGCTGTCCTTCGTCTTCGACCAGTGGCTGCAGGCGAAGGTCGCGGTCGTCCAGCTGCGAGAGCTCCTGCAGACGCCGACGGGCACCCCCCTCGCGGAGGACGCCGTCGCCCCGAAGCGCATGTCCGGCAGGATCTCCCTGGACCATGTGACGTTCGCCTACGAGAGCACAGGCCTGGTCGCGATGGACGACGTCAGCCTCGAGATCCCGCCCGGGCAGGTCGTCGCCCTGGTCGGCACCACCGGTGCGGGCAAGTCGACCCTGGTCAAGCTGGTGGCCCGGTTCTACGACACTTCCGCGGGCACGGTGAGCCTCGACGGCATTCCGATCAAGCAGCTCGACCTGGCGGCTTACCGCCACCAGCTCGGGTTCGTCCCCCAGGAACCCTTCCTCTTCTCGGGGACGATCCGTTCCAACATCGCCTACGGGAACCCCGAGGCGCCCGACCTCCTCGTGGAGCAGGCTGCCCGTGCAGTCGGGGCACATGCCTTCATCGCCGAGCTGCCCCTCGGCTACCACACCCCGGTGAGCGAGCAGGGCCGGTCACTGTCGGCCGGCCAACGCCAGCTGCTGAGCCTGGCACGGGCACTCGTCGTCGACCCCGCGATCCTGCTGCTCGACGAGGCGACGGCGAACCTGGACCTCGCCACGGAGGCACGCGTCCAGCGAGCGATGGGACTGGTCGCGCGGGGGCGTACGACGCTGCTGATCGCACACCGGCTCCAGACGGCACGAGCCTCGCAGCGCATCCTGGTCGTGGACAACGGCCTGATCGTCGAGGACGGCTCACACGACGAGCTCCTCGGGCTCGGGGGCCACTACGCGGCGCTGTGGGCGGCGATGGTGACGAGTACCGCCCACAGCCATGAGTGA
- a CDS encoding GntR family transcriptional regulator has protein sequence MAAHPVGPVRPETLYQRHRQTPDRLNNSMRRTYDLLRSSLQSSADSQYLVEGELTHALSASRNTVRAVLQLLAKDGLVTRSPKRGTRSARVTTLRINHIAPVEAFGGERAIHTELRALDYQILGCPGLVRERLELTGDWTVLMLESLLLQHEMVLGISVSYVALSPEESRDVVVDEPDAILFLERHFDVRIRGSKSTTIGATAADEQSARLVGVEVGAPMLFLEDVLEDENGQARALSQFRLRSDLIAFQTHAVRSA, from the coding sequence GTGGCGGCACACCCTGTCGGGCCGGTGCGCCCGGAGACGCTGTACCAACGGCATCGCCAGACGCCGGACCGGCTGAACAACTCGATGCGCAGGACCTACGACCTCCTGCGTTCCTCCCTGCAGAGCAGCGCCGACAGCCAGTACCTGGTCGAGGGTGAGCTGACACACGCCTTGTCGGCGAGCCGAAACACGGTGCGTGCGGTCCTGCAGCTCCTGGCCAAGGACGGTCTGGTCACGCGCAGCCCGAAGCGGGGCACGCGCTCTGCCCGCGTCACGACCTTGCGGATCAACCACATCGCCCCCGTCGAGGCGTTCGGCGGCGAGAGGGCCATCCACACTGAGCTTCGTGCGCTGGATTACCAGATCCTGGGATGCCCGGGCCTGGTGCGTGAGCGGCTGGAGCTCACAGGGGACTGGACAGTGCTCATGCTGGAGTCGCTCCTCCTCCAGCACGAGATGGTGCTGGGCATCTCGGTGAGTTACGTCGCGCTGAGCCCCGAGGAGTCCCGAGACGTCGTTGTCGACGAACCGGACGCGATCTTGTTCTTGGAGAGGCACTTTGACGTCAGGATCCGCGGAAGCAAATCGACGACGATCGGTGCGACAGCAGCCGACGAGCAGTCCGCGCGGTTGGTGGGTGTGGAGGTCGGAGCGCCCATGCTCTTCTTGGAAGACGTCCTGGAGGACGAGAACGGCCAGGCCAGGGCGCTGTCGCAGTTCCGGCTGAGGAGCGATCTGATCGCCTTCCAGACCCACGCCGTCCGATCGGCCTGA
- a CDS encoding riboflavin kinase, whose product MDWTLASGVLGVPFGSRPKLRRSWDRSASKQMGLIEGRVEYGDRRGRELGFPTANIVLGDESVSDGVWAGLVRLPDGATYGAAVSVGRRATFYGRDGIRLLEAHLLDFCGDLYGQWLRVRLDHRIRPQRRFFEVEALVKQMHQDIADARLWLHSNACPRVSGGIADQP is encoded by the coding sequence ATGGACTGGACCCTGGCCAGCGGCGTCCTCGGCGTGCCGTTTGGTTCGCGACCGAAGCTTCGTCGATCGTGGGACAGATCAGCGTCCAAGCAGATGGGGCTCATCGAGGGACGGGTCGAGTATGGCGACCGGCGGGGCCGCGAGCTCGGTTTCCCCACCGCCAACATCGTGCTGGGCGACGAGAGCGTGAGCGACGGTGTGTGGGCCGGGCTCGTCCGGCTGCCCGACGGCGCCACGTACGGCGCGGCCGTGTCGGTAGGCCGCAGGGCCACCTTCTACGGTCGCGACGGTATCCGCCTCCTCGAAGCACACCTGCTGGACTTCTGCGGCGACCTCTACGGTCAGTGGCTGCGTGTCAGGCTCGATCACAGGATTCGGCCCCAGCGCCGTTTCTTCGAAGTCGAGGCGCTGGTGAAGCAGATGCATCAGGACATCGCCGATGCCCGGCTCTGGCTGCACTCGAACGCGTGCCCGAGGGTCTCCGGCGGCATCGCCGACCAACCCTGA
- the glgB gene encoding 1,4-alpha-glucan branching enzyme — MARRPLRSPTTPEEADTVAAREIAVDADSVDADSVVADSVDADMDPADRERLLAGGHHDPHALLGAHPVPGGVVFRALRPYADAVAVAANGRRMELRDRGDGLFSGVLPLDAIPEYTLLVAYGDEESELEDPYRFLPSLGEFDLYLFSEGRHEELWKALGARPMEHQGVTGTRFTVWAPNARGVRLLGDFNYWDGTAYPMRSLGSSGVWELFVPELGEGTRYKFEITRPDGSRTQRADPMARSAELPPATASVVHVSRHEWRDAEWMARRGRRPVHLSPFSVYEVHLASWRPGLTYRQLAEQLPAYVSELGFTHVELMPVAEHPFGGSWGYQVTGFYAPTARLGTPDDFKYLVDALHQAGIGVIMDWVPAHFPRDDWALAEFDGRPLYEHEDPLRAAHPDWGTLEFDYGRREVRNFLVANAVYWCEEFHIDGLRVDAVASMLYLDYSREHGQWTPNVHGGRENLDAVAFLQEMNATVYRRVPGVVTIAEESTAWDGVTRPTCDGGLGFGLKWNMGWMHDSLVYVSKEPVHRKYHHNEMTFSMVYAYSENYVLPISHDEVVHSKRSLVSKMPGDWWQQRANHRAYLGFMWAHPGKQLLFMGQEFAQGGEWSEVRGPDWWLLDPAYGAEADHRGVRDLVRDLNRLYAATPALWERDTVPAGFSWVVGDAADDNVFAFLRFDAAGSPLLAVSNFSPVVRHEYRLFVPDDIPVWGEVLNTDSACYGGSDVTNPDPVKTEALGDGGRAGGIRLTLPPLATVWLRPA; from the coding sequence ATGGCCCGCCGGCCCCTTCGTTCTCCCACAACGCCTGAGGAGGCTGACACCGTGGCAGCTCGCGAGATCGCCGTAGACGCAGATTCCGTGGATGCAGATTCCGTAGTCGCAGATTCCGTAGACGCAGACATGGACCCGGCCGATCGGGAGCGGCTGCTGGCGGGCGGCCATCATGATCCTCATGCGTTGCTCGGGGCGCATCCGGTGCCGGGCGGTGTGGTCTTCCGGGCGCTGCGTCCGTACGCCGATGCCGTGGCCGTCGCGGCGAACGGGCGGCGGATGGAACTGCGGGACAGGGGCGACGGACTGTTCTCGGGTGTGCTGCCGCTCGACGCGATCCCCGAGTACACGCTGCTGGTGGCGTACGGGGACGAAGAGTCCGAGTTGGAGGATCCGTATCGATTCCTGCCCTCCCTCGGCGAGTTCGACCTGTATCTCTTCAGCGAGGGCCGGCACGAGGAGTTGTGGAAGGCGCTCGGTGCTCGGCCGATGGAGCACCAGGGGGTGACCGGCACCCGCTTCACGGTGTGGGCGCCGAACGCGCGCGGGGTGCGGCTGCTCGGTGACTTCAACTACTGGGACGGCACGGCGTATCCGATGCGGTCGCTGGGCTCGTCCGGGGTGTGGGAGCTGTTCGTGCCGGAGCTCGGCGAGGGCACCCGGTACAAGTTCGAGATCACGCGGCCCGACGGTTCCAGGACCCAGCGGGCCGACCCGATGGCCCGTAGCGCGGAGCTGCCGCCCGCGACGGCGTCGGTGGTCCATGTGTCGCGTCACGAGTGGCGGGATGCCGAGTGGATGGCGCGGCGGGGGCGGCGACCCGTGCACCTCTCGCCGTTCTCGGTGTACGAGGTCCATCTCGCGTCCTGGCGCCCCGGGCTGACGTATCGCCAGCTCGCCGAGCAACTCCCCGCCTACGTATCCGAGTTGGGCTTCACCCACGTCGAGCTGATGCCGGTCGCCGAGCACCCCTTCGGCGGCTCCTGGGGCTACCAGGTCACCGGCTTCTACGCACCCACCGCCCGCCTGGGCACCCCCGACGACTTCAAATACCTCGTCGACGCCCTGCACCAGGCCGGCATCGGCGTCATCATGGACTGGGTGCCCGCGCACTTCCCGCGCGACGACTGGGCCCTGGCCGAATTCGACGGCCGCCCCCTGTACGAGCACGAGGACCCCCTGCGGGCCGCGCACCCCGACTGGGGCACCCTGGAGTTCGACTACGGCCGCCGCGAGGTACGTAACTTCCTGGTCGCCAACGCCGTGTACTGGTGCGAGGAGTTCCACATCGACGGCCTGCGCGTCGACGCCGTCGCCTCCATGCTCTACCTGGACTACTCCCGCGAGCACGGCCAGTGGACGCCCAACGTCCACGGCGGCCGCGAGAACCTCGACGCCGTCGCCTTCCTCCAGGAGATGAACGCCACCGTGTACCGGCGGGTGCCCGGCGTCGTCACCATCGCCGAGGAGTCCACCGCCTGGGACGGCGTCACGCGGCCGACGTGTGACGGTGGGCTCGGTTTCGGGCTGAAGTGGAACATGGGGTGGATGCACGACTCGTTGGTCTATGTGTCAAAGGAGCCGGTGCACCGGAAGTACCACCACAACGAGATGACGTTCTCGATGGTGTACGCGTACAGCGAGAACTACGTCCTTCCCATCTCGCACGACGAGGTCGTGCACAGCAAGCGGTCGTTGGTGTCGAAGATGCCGGGTGACTGGTGGCAGCAGCGGGCGAACCATCGGGCGTATCTGGGCTTCATGTGGGCGCACCCTGGCAAGCAACTCCTCTTCATGGGGCAGGAGTTCGCCCAGGGTGGGGAATGGTCGGAGGTGCGCGGGCCGGACTGGTGGCTGCTGGATCCGGCGTACGGGGCGGAGGCGGACCATCGGGGTGTACGGGACCTCGTGCGCGATCTCAATCGCCTGTACGCCGCGACTCCCGCGCTCTGGGAGCGGGACACCGTCCCGGCGGGGTTCTCCTGGGTCGTCGGGGACGCGGCGGACGACAACGTCTTCGCGTTCCTGCGCTTTGACGCGGCGGGCTCGCCGTTGCTGGCGGTGTCCAACTTCTCGCCGGTGGTTCGGCACGAGTACCGGCTCTTCGTCCCGGACGACATCCCTGTCTGGGGAGAGGTGCTGAACACGGACTCCGCCTGTTACGGCGGCAGCGACGTCACCAACCCTGACCCCGTCAAGACCGAGGCCCTCGGCGACGGCGGTCGGGCGGGGGGCATCCGGCTGACCTTGCCGCCGCTGGCGACGGTGTGGTTGCGGCCGGCATAG
- a CDS encoding maltokinase N-terminal cap-like domain-containing protein — protein MSRTAPLIPDSLGSAALLTSVAALLRAWLPRQRWFAGKGRPVTDLTLLSATELHPGCLHLLVHAQHGAGAPPSGDCYQLLLGVREFLPPRLVHAYIGRASEGPLAGLMVYDAFRDPGSTGLLLERLRHPGTAGPLRFERDPQVTVPAGLTPRLLDAEQSNSSVVYGDSYILKVFRRIQPGINPDLEVPWALVRQGCTRVPPPVAWFRTSRPREATLGVLQPFLPEATDGWTLALQSLTSGRDFTEEAYELGCATAEVHLALAAAFPSETPSRRQNRELAAAMTERLAATSQSVPELLPYAPGLRAAFDALAELDATRPAQRIHGDFHLGQVLRAGPRWFIIDFEGEPARPLAERRRRQSPVRDVAGMLRSFDYAARSRRPWRPAWARRCRDAYCAGYAAEAGWDPREEPGLLRGYETDRAVYEVLYEARHRPDWLPVPLAAIARLAEPDRTPSGNGPPAPSFSHNA, from the coding sequence ATGTCCAGGACCGCACCGCTCATACCGGACAGCCTCGGCTCGGCCGCACTGCTGACCTCGGTCGCGGCGTTGCTGCGGGCCTGGCTGCCACGGCAGCGGTGGTTCGCGGGCAAGGGGCGGCCCGTCACGGATCTGACGCTTCTGTCCGCGACCGAGCTGCATCCAGGGTGTCTGCATCTGCTGGTGCATGCGCAGCACGGCGCCGGGGCACCCCCGTCCGGCGACTGCTACCAACTGCTGCTTGGTGTAAGGGAGTTCCTGCCGCCCCGCTTGGTCCACGCCTACATCGGCCGGGCGAGCGAGGGACCGCTGGCCGGACTGATGGTGTACGACGCCTTCCGCGACCCCGGCTCCACCGGACTGCTGCTGGAGCGGCTGCGTCATCCGGGCACGGCGGGCCCGCTGCGCTTCGAACGCGACCCGCAGGTGACGGTGCCCGCCGGGCTCACTCCCCGGCTCCTCGACGCCGAGCAGTCCAACTCCTCGGTCGTATACGGGGATTCGTACATCCTGAAGGTCTTCCGGCGCATCCAGCCCGGCATCAATCCGGATCTTGAGGTGCCGTGGGCGCTGGTCCGCCAGGGCTGCACGCGCGTCCCTCCCCCCGTGGCATGGTTCCGGACCTCGCGGCCGCGGGAGGCGACGCTCGGCGTGCTCCAGCCGTTCCTGCCCGAGGCCACGGACGGCTGGACGCTGGCGCTTCAATCCCTCACCTCGGGAAGGGATTTCACCGAGGAGGCGTACGAACTGGGGTGCGCCACCGCCGAGGTGCACCTGGCGCTGGCCGCCGCCTTCCCCTCCGAGACGCCAAGTCGGCGCCAGAACAGGGAACTTGCGGCCGCGATGACCGAACGCCTGGCCGCCACGAGCCAGTCCGTGCCCGAACTCCTGCCGTACGCCCCCGGGTTGCGGGCCGCCTTCGACGCGCTCGCCGAGCTCGACGCGACGCGTCCCGCGCAGCGGATCCACGGCGACTTCCACCTCGGTCAGGTGCTGCGTGCCGGGCCACGCTGGTTCATCATCGACTTCGAGGGCGAGCCGGCCCGCCCGCTCGCGGAACGCCGTCGCCGCCAGTCCCCCGTACGCGATGTGGCGGGCATGCTGCGCTCCTTCGACTACGCCGCCCGCAGCCGCCGCCCGTGGCGGCCGGCGTGGGCGCGGCGCTGCCGGGACGCCTACTGCGCCGGGTACGCCGCGGAGGCGGGATGGGATCCGCGGGAGGAACCCGGTCTGCTGCGCGGCTACGAGACGGACCGCGCGGTGTACGAGGTGCTGTACGAGGCCCGGCACCGACCCGACTGGCTGCCCGTACCGCTGGCGGCGATCGCCCGCCTCGCCGAACCCGACCGAACGCCCTCCGGCAATGGCCCGCCGGCCCCTTCGTTCTCCCACAACGCCTGA